The following coding sequences are from one Fibrobacter sp. UBA4297 window:
- a CDS encoding SDR family NAD(P)-dependent oxidoreductase → MKVAIVTGSSKGIGKACALRLARDGYTVVVNYSSSDAAAQQTLDQIKSEGGDGMIYKANVAVLAEVKQMVRDVFKAYGRIDVLVNNAGIVRDEYLLMMNPDTLDKCFDLNVKGYFYCAQQVAVKMYKQKSGVIINMSSVSSKFALAGQAVYSATKGAVNSFTQTLAKELGGYGIRVNAVAPGFVATEMIEAIPEETRKGYLEKVPLKRFASADEVANVVSALASDQFAYVTGQVIVLDGGLSL, encoded by the coding sequence ATGAAAGTTGCAATCGTTACTGGTTCTTCTAAGGGGATTGGCAAGGCTTGTGCCCTCCGCCTCGCTCGTGACGGCTACACGGTCGTCGTAAACTATTCTAGCTCTGATGCTGCCGCTCAGCAGACTTTGGACCAAATCAAGTCCGAAGGTGGCGACGGCATGATTTACAAGGCTAACGTTGCCGTGCTTGCCGAAGTCAAGCAGATGGTGCGCGATGTTTTCAAAGCCTACGGCCGCATTGATGTTCTCGTGAACAATGCCGGTATTGTTCGCGATGAATACCTCCTTATGATGAATCCGGACACGCTTGACAAGTGCTTTGACTTGAACGTGAAGGGCTACTTCTACTGCGCACAGCAGGTCGCTGTCAAGATGTACAAGCAGAAGTCTGGCGTTATCATCAACATGTCTTCTGTTTCTTCCAAGTTCGCACTCGCGGGCCAGGCTGTTTACAGTGCTACAAAGGGCGCCGTGAACTCCTTTACGCAGACGCTCGCCAAGGAACTCGGCGGTTACGGCATCCGCGTGAACGCAGTCGCTCCGGGCTTTGTCGCTACTGAAATGATCGAAGCCATCCCGGAAGAAACCCGCAAGGGCTACCTCGAAAAGGTGCCGCTCAAGCGCTTTGCCTCTGCTGACGAAGTCGCAAACGTCGTTTCTGCTCTCGCTTCTGACCAGTTCGCTTATGTGACGGGTCAGGTCAT